One Ilumatobacter fluminis genomic window, GGGCGTCACCCGCTCGGGGGTTTGCCGTCCACTGGCGCGGGTAACGTCGGACACGTGGCTCCCACCGAACGTCCCCTGGTCGTCGCAGCGAACCGTCTTCCGCTCGCCCGAGCCGAAGACGGCAGTTGGACCACCAGTCCGGGCGGCCTGGTCCGAGCGCTGCTGCCCACCGTGCAGGAGACCAAGGGCAGTTGGGTCGGCTGGACCGGCGAACGCGATGGACAGGCCGAGGTGGTGCACGCCGACGGGATCGATCTGTACCCGGTGCCGATCACGAGCGACGAGGTCGACCGGTACTACGAAGGGTTTTCGAACGGGACCCTCTGGCCGCTCTACCACGACGCGATCCGAGAGTCGAACTACCGCTCCGACGAATGGGACAGCTACGTCGACGTCAACCAGCGGTTCGCGATCCAGATCGCCAACATCGCCCCGCCCCACGCCGCCGTATGGGTGCACGACTACCACTTACAGCTCGTCCCCGGGTTGCTGCGCGAACTCCGCAACGACGTCCGGATCGGGTGGTTCAACCACATCCCGTTCCCGCCGCTCGAACTGTTCCAGCGGCTGCCATGGCGGAGCGAGATCATCAAGGGCCTCCTCGGCGCCGACGTGCTCGGCTTCCAGCGCCGACAGGGCGCGCACAACTTCATGTCCGCCGCCCAGAACCTGCTCGACGCGACCGAGCTCGACGAGGGTCTGGTCCACTACGAGGGACGCAACGTCAACGTCGGCGCCTACCCGATCTCGATCGACGTCGAAGACTTCGAGCTGCAGGCGAGCGGACGTGCGACGCGCCAGCGCACGGCTCAGATCCGGAGCCGCCTCGGCGACCCGGAGGTGATCCTGCTCGGCGTCGACCGGCTCGACTACACGAAGGGCATCGGCAACCGGCTGCAGGCGTTCGGTGAACTGCTCGACCAGGGGCGTCTCGACCCCGAGCGTCACGTGCTCGTGCAGGTGGCCACGCCCACCCGCGAGGGTGTCGAGCAGTACCAGGACGAGCGTCGTGAGATCGAACAGATCGTCGGGGAGATCAACGGGCGCCATTCCCGCCTGGGCTTCCCCGTCATCCACTACCTGTACCAGTCGCTCCCGCTCGACGAGCTGATCCCGCTCTACAGAGCCGGCGACGTCATGCTGGTGACCCCGTTCCGCGACGGCATGAACCTCGTCGCCAAGGAGTACGTCGCCGCCCACGTCGACGGCGACGGCGTGCTGGTGCTGTCCGAGTTCACCGGTGCCGCCGACGAGCTGGGCGAGGCCCTGCTCGTCAACCCGCACGACGACCATGCGCTCCAGAACACCATCGTGCGCGCCGTCGAGATGCACCGCCACGAGCGGCGTCCGCGAATGGAAGCGATGCGGAAGCGACTCGAGACGTCGACCGTGTCGGATTGGGCGAAGTCGTTCCTC contains:
- a CDS encoding alpha,alpha-trehalose-phosphate synthase (UDP-forming), whose amino-acid sequence is MAPTERPLVVAANRLPLARAEDGSWTTSPGGLVRALLPTVQETKGSWVGWTGERDGQAEVVHADGIDLYPVPITSDEVDRYYEGFSNGTLWPLYHDAIRESNYRSDEWDSYVDVNQRFAIQIANIAPPHAAVWVHDYHLQLVPGLLRELRNDVRIGWFNHIPFPPLELFQRLPWRSEIIKGLLGADVLGFQRRQGAHNFMSAAQNLLDATELDEGLVHYEGRNVNVGAYPISIDVEDFELQASGRATRQRTAQIRSRLGDPEVILLGVDRLDYTKGIGNRLQAFGELLDQGRLDPERHVLVQVATPTREGVEQYQDERREIEQIVGEINGRHSRLGFPVIHYLYQSLPLDELIPLYRAGDVMLVTPFRDGMNLVAKEYVAAHVDGDGVLVLSEFTGAADELGEALLVNPHDDHALQNTIVRAVEMHRHERRPRMEAMRKRLETSTVSDWAKSFLDVLIDS